Proteins co-encoded in one Pseudarthrobacter chlorophenolicus A6 genomic window:
- a CDS encoding MFS transporter yields MTAEARASGTASRILARLRPRRDKLPRDIKVMLAAAFLIALGFGLVAPVLPQFATTFGVGNTEAAVIVAIFAFMRLVFAPAGGALIAKLGERPVYVSGLLIVAASTAACAFAGSYWQLLLFRGLGGAGSVMFTVASMALVVRLAPPESRGRVSGAYASAFLIGNVCGPIVGGLLAGFGLRVPFLAYAAALVIAAAVVQTQLSHQRRGSGPAAKRAPDMPFGEALRTGAYRAALASSFANGWATFGVRMATVPLFAAAAFGAGPEAAGLALAVFAAGNAAALSFSGRLADSLGRRPMMMWGLAVAGLATAGIGFTQNLPWFLAASALAGVGSGLFGPAQQAAVADVIGSGRSGGKVLAVYQMTSDVGAIVGPVLAGLLADRLGFGWAFGVTGGVLLLAVLAWLATPETLRPATSQDAAGQKKD; encoded by the coding sequence ATGACGGCAGAAGCCCGCGCCAGCGGCACCGCTTCAAGGATCCTGGCCCGCCTGCGGCCCCGCCGGGACAAGCTTCCCCGCGATATCAAGGTGATGCTGGCCGCCGCGTTCCTGATCGCGCTGGGATTCGGGCTTGTTGCGCCTGTATTGCCGCAATTCGCCACAACATTCGGTGTGGGCAATACCGAGGCTGCCGTGATCGTGGCGATCTTTGCGTTCATGCGGCTGGTCTTCGCCCCGGCCGGCGGTGCCCTGATCGCCAAGCTCGGGGAACGGCCGGTCTATGTGTCGGGGCTGCTCATTGTGGCGGCCTCAACGGCGGCCTGCGCCTTTGCCGGGAGCTATTGGCAGCTGTTGCTGTTCCGTGGACTGGGCGGAGCGGGTTCGGTGATGTTTACGGTGGCTTCCATGGCCCTGGTGGTCAGGCTGGCGCCGCCGGAGAGCCGGGGCAGGGTGTCCGGCGCCTACGCCTCTGCGTTCCTGATCGGCAACGTCTGCGGACCGATAGTCGGCGGCCTGCTTGCGGGATTCGGCCTGCGGGTTCCGTTCCTTGCCTACGCGGCGGCCTTGGTCATCGCGGCAGCAGTGGTCCAGACGCAGCTGAGCCACCAGCGTCGCGGCTCCGGCCCGGCGGCCAAGCGGGCGCCGGACATGCCCTTCGGCGAGGCCCTGCGGACCGGGGCCTATCGGGCCGCGCTGGCCTCCAGTTTTGCCAACGGGTGGGCTACGTTCGGGGTCCGGATGGCCACCGTCCCGCTGTTTGCTGCAGCGGCCTTCGGCGCCGGTCCCGAGGCGGCCGGACTGGCCCTGGCGGTATTCGCGGCCGGCAATGCGGCGGCGCTTTCATTTTCCGGCCGCCTGGCAGATTCGCTGGGACGCAGGCCCATGATGATGTGGGGGCTGGCGGTGGCGGGGTTGGCCACCGCGGGCATCGGCTTCACCCAGAACCTGCCCTGGTTCCTCGCCGCTTCTGCGCTTGCCGGCGTCGGCTCGGGCCTGTTCGGCCCTGCCCAGCAGGCTGCCGTTGCAGATGTTATCGGCAGCGGCCGGTCCGGCGGCAAGGTGCTGGCGGTCTACCAGATGACGTCCGACGTCGGTGCGATCGTGGGTCCCGTCCTGGCCGGCCTGCTCGCGGACCGGCTGGGCTTCGGCTGGGCTTTCGGTGTCACGGGCGGGGTCCTGCTCTTGGCTGTCCTTGCGTGGCTGGCCACGCCGGAAACACTTCGGCCCGCCACGTCGCAGGACGCAGCGGGCCAAAAGAAGGATTAG
- a CDS encoding glucose-6-phosphate dehydrogenase, which yields MTSQPTVKTLLILGASGDLTGRLLLPGLARLVAAGRAGGLRLVGAGSDPWTPEQWRERVQSSSAAAADTAGPDGRDALAALAKDTVYHQLDVTAAGALASLLESLDGPIAVYFALPPRISQMACEALRPEEVPAGTRLVMEKPFGSSEESARSLNRTLARLVPEDHIHRVDHFLGKATVLNILGLRFANNFLEPVWNRRHVEKVEIFFDEDLALEGRARYYDGAGALRDMIQSHLLQVMALLAIEPPATLGERDLRDAIASVLRAASVAPPFTGSTRRARYGAGTVGGKTVPDYAREDGVDADRGTETLAEIRIGIDNWRWNGVPFILRSGKALGKKRKEAVITFLPVPHLPQGFTGVDSPNQLRIGFGPDTLEFDVDVNGPGNIFSLGRVTLEAELSASDLLPYGEVLEGVLTGDPLLSVRGDTAEDCWRIVEPVLQAWAQGSVPLEEYDAGSAGPAAWATSREGQ from the coding sequence ATGACGAGCCAACCAACTGTCAAGACCCTGCTCATCCTCGGCGCCTCAGGCGACCTCACAGGCCGGCTGCTTCTGCCGGGGCTGGCCCGCCTGGTGGCCGCCGGCCGCGCTGGGGGCCTCCGCCTCGTGGGCGCCGGCTCCGACCCCTGGACACCGGAACAGTGGCGGGAACGGGTGCAGTCCTCCTCCGCCGCAGCTGCGGACACCGCGGGGCCGGACGGAAGGGACGCGCTGGCCGCGCTGGCAAAGGACACTGTGTACCACCAGCTCGATGTCACGGCTGCCGGCGCCCTTGCGTCCCTGCTGGAAAGCCTCGACGGCCCCATCGCCGTCTACTTCGCGCTGCCACCCCGCATCAGCCAAATGGCGTGCGAGGCACTGCGCCCCGAAGAGGTGCCGGCAGGGACGCGGCTGGTGATGGAGAAGCCCTTTGGCTCCAGCGAGGAATCGGCGCGGTCCCTGAACAGGACGCTTGCCCGGCTGGTACCGGAGGACCACATCCACCGCGTGGACCATTTCCTGGGGAAAGCCACGGTCCTGAACATCCTGGGGCTGCGGTTCGCCAACAACTTCCTGGAACCGGTCTGGAACCGGCGCCACGTGGAGAAGGTGGAAATCTTCTTCGACGAAGATCTCGCCCTGGAGGGCCGGGCACGGTACTACGACGGTGCCGGCGCCCTGAGGGACATGATCCAGAGCCACCTCCTGCAGGTGATGGCCCTCCTGGCCATCGAGCCGCCGGCAACCCTGGGTGAGCGGGACCTGCGCGACGCCATCGCGTCCGTCCTTCGCGCAGCCAGCGTTGCTCCGCCCTTTACCGGTTCCACCCGGCGGGCCCGCTATGGTGCGGGCACCGTGGGAGGCAAGACGGTGCCCGATTATGCCCGCGAGGACGGCGTGGACGCGGACCGCGGCACAGAGACACTGGCTGAAATCCGGATTGGAATCGACAACTGGCGCTGGAACGGCGTTCCCTTCATCCTCCGGTCCGGCAAGGCCCTTGGTAAGAAGCGGAAGGAAGCTGTGATCACCTTCCTTCCGGTGCCGCACCTGCCGCAGGGATTCACGGGCGTCGACTCCCCCAACCAGCTGAGGATCGGATTCGGCCCGGACACCCTGGAGTTCGATGTTGACGTCAATGGCCCCGGAAACATTTTCAGCCTTGGCCGGGTCACCCTCGAGGCGGAGCTGAGCGCCTCGGACCTCCTTCCCTACGGTGAGGTCCTTGAAGGTGTGCTGACCGGTGACCCGTTGCTGTCGGTGCGCGGTGACACCGCCGAGGATTGCTGGCGGATCGTTGAACCGGTGCTGCAGGCCTGGGCGCAGGGTTCGGTTCCCCTTGAAGAGTACGACGCCGGGTCGGCGGGTCCGGCGGCCTGGGCCACCTCCCGGGAAGGGCAGTGA
- a CDS encoding alpha/beta fold hydrolase, with product MFKQRVVFVHGSGTFGAAAWPRQHGMALMYDALFLRRHGYHSTAEPLESSFAEDTAIVLRSLGDDGRGAAGGHVVAHAQGAIPAMMAAVERPDLVHSLTLVEPACLSLTAELPATAAHIRMMKPLFDVRHQLSDEDFQREFVRRVYAAGLHQPATLEEKRSARRLRLQSPSWEAPLHIVPGVPTLVLTGGWEPLYEEIAGYLQETGALHRVAAGGHRPHDSADGNRAIRQFLAEVSRSEPARAS from the coding sequence ATGTTTAAGCAGAGGGTAGTGTTCGTGCACGGCTCGGGGACTTTCGGCGCCGCCGCCTGGCCCCGGCAGCACGGCATGGCGCTGATGTACGATGCGCTGTTCCTCCGCCGGCACGGATACCACAGCACCGCCGAACCCCTGGAGTCCTCCTTTGCGGAGGACACGGCCATCGTGCTGCGTTCCCTGGGCGATGACGGGCGCGGTGCTGCCGGAGGACACGTGGTGGCTCACGCACAGGGAGCCATTCCGGCCATGATGGCGGCCGTGGAGCGCCCGGACCTCGTTCATTCGCTGACCCTGGTGGAGCCGGCCTGCCTTTCCCTCACCGCGGAGCTGCCCGCAACAGCCGCCCACATCCGGATGATGAAGCCGCTGTTTGACGTCCGCCACCAGCTCAGCGACGAGGACTTCCAGCGGGAGTTCGTCCGCCGCGTCTACGCCGCGGGTTTGCACCAGCCGGCAACCCTGGAGGAGAAGCGCTCAGCCCGCCGGCTGCGGCTGCAGTCACCGTCATGGGAAGCGCCGCTTCACATCGTTCCGGGCGTCCCTACCCTTGTCCTGACCGGGGGGTGGGAACCGCTCTACGAAGAGATTGCCGGGTATCTGCAGGAAACCGGTGCCCTGCACCGTGTCGCCGCCGGCGGGCACCGGCCCCACGACTCAGCCGACGGCAACCGGGCCATCCGGCAGTTCCTCGCCGAAGTCAGCCGGAGTGAACCGGCCCGGGCGTCCTGA
- a CDS encoding ammonium transporter translates to MELTAGHVWVMVSAALVLLMTPGLAFFYGGMTRAKAALNMMMMSFISIGMVGVVWVLWGYSMSSGEGFLQMVGNPFAKFGLANIDTPDGLIMVGFGATFAIITVALISGAIADRAKFGAWSVFVPVWVTLVYCPLAYMVWGGGLFSEEGAVGAALGEAIDFAGGTVVHINAGVAALILVFIVGNRKGFGKDPNHRPHNIPFVMLGAALLWFGWFGFNGGAATTAEQGGLIWVNTLAAPAAAMLGWLVTERIRDGHPTSLGAASGVVAGLVAITPACANVSPVGALGLGVVSGVASALAVGLKFRWGFDDSLDVVGVHLVSGIIGTVALGFIALPADGAGGGLFYGGGFAQLWAQLAAAGIAIAYSAVMTTIIALAIHKTMGFRVSQEQETVGVDLSLHAETAYEFGVSGHGGSFQPLHDMITGKNQAETAGSAAADAKKSETATGKESVGA, encoded by the coding sequence ATGGAACTTACCGCAGGTCACGTTTGGGTCATGGTGTCCGCAGCACTCGTGCTGCTGATGACACCGGGGCTGGCATTTTTCTACGGCGGCATGACACGCGCCAAAGCGGCACTGAACATGATGATGATGAGTTTCATCTCCATCGGCATGGTCGGTGTCGTCTGGGTCCTCTGGGGCTACTCGATGTCTTCCGGCGAGGGCTTCCTCCAGATGGTGGGCAACCCGTTCGCTAAGTTCGGCCTTGCGAACATCGACACCCCTGACGGCCTCATCATGGTGGGCTTCGGCGCAACGTTCGCCATCATCACCGTAGCCCTCATCAGCGGCGCCATCGCGGACCGGGCAAAGTTCGGTGCCTGGAGCGTCTTCGTCCCCGTCTGGGTAACCCTGGTGTACTGCCCCCTCGCCTACATGGTGTGGGGCGGCGGCCTCTTCAGCGAAGAAGGCGCCGTCGGCGCCGCACTGGGTGAAGCCATCGACTTCGCCGGCGGCACCGTAGTCCACATCAACGCCGGTGTAGCGGCGCTTATCCTCGTCTTCATCGTGGGCAACCGCAAGGGCTTCGGCAAGGACCCGAACCACCGCCCGCACAACATTCCGTTCGTCATGCTGGGTGCTGCGCTCCTGTGGTTCGGCTGGTTCGGCTTCAACGGCGGTGCCGCCACCACGGCCGAGCAGGGCGGCCTCATCTGGGTCAACACCCTGGCAGCTCCGGCAGCGGCAATGCTCGGCTGGCTCGTGACCGAGCGGATCCGCGACGGCCACCCCACGTCCCTCGGCGCTGCGTCCGGTGTGGTCGCCGGCCTCGTGGCCATCACCCCGGCCTGCGCCAACGTCAGCCCCGTCGGTGCCCTCGGCCTCGGTGTGGTCTCAGGCGTGGCATCCGCACTCGCCGTCGGCCTCAAGTTCCGCTGGGGCTTCGACGACTCGCTCGACGTCGTTGGCGTCCACCTCGTCTCAGGCATCATCGGCACCGTGGCGCTCGGCTTCATTGCACTGCCCGCCGACGGTGCGGGCGGCGGCCTCTTCTACGGCGGCGGCTTCGCCCAGCTCTGGGCCCAGCTCGCAGCTGCCGGCATCGCCATCGCCTACTCGGCAGTCATGACCACCATCATCGCGCTGGCCATCCACAAGACCATGGGCTTCCGAGTCTCGCAGGAACAGGAAACGGTGGGTGTGGACCTCAGCCTGCACGCCGAGACCGCCTACGAGTTCGGCGTCTCCGGACACGGCGGCAGCTTCCAGCCGCTGCACGACATGATCACCGGCAAGAACCAGGCAGAAACCGCCGGCAGCGCCGCAGCAGATGCCAAGAAGTCAGAAACCGCAACAGGCAAGGAAAGCGTGGGGGCATGA
- the ffh gene encoding signal recognition particle protein, with product MFNSLSDRLTATFKNLRGKGRLTEADVDATVREIRRALLDADVAVPVVREFTSRVRERALGAEVSAALNPSQQIVKIVNEELKEILGGETRRIRLAKNGPTIIMLAGLQGAGKTTLAGKLSKWLKSQGHSPMLVACDLQRPNAVTQLQVVGQRANVPVFAPHPGATSTELEHPAGDPVAVARAGVEEARQKLHDVVIVDTAGRLGVDADMMEQARQIRRAIVPNEVLFVIDSMIGQDAVNTALAFDEGVNFTGIVLSKLDGDARGGAALSVSSVTGKPVMFASTGEGLDDFELFHPDRMASRILDMGDVLTLIEQAEKSWDKDEAARMAKKFADQEDFTLDDFLAQMQQIRNMGSMKKMLMMMPGAQNIRQQLEQFDEREIDRVEAIVRSMTPHERVAPKIINGSRRARIARGSGVHVSEVNGLLERFAQAQKMMKKMAQGGMPGMPGMPGMPGAGGGARKNAKNAPKKKAKSGNPAKAAQERKDAEARRANAAKALPTGASFGQQSGDFDPSQLNLPKGFDKFLGK from the coding sequence GTGTTCAATTCACTCTCTGACCGGTTGACAGCAACCTTCAAGAATCTCCGCGGCAAGGGCCGCCTGACGGAGGCCGACGTCGATGCCACCGTCCGGGAGATCCGCCGCGCCCTGCTGGACGCGGACGTTGCCGTTCCCGTGGTGCGGGAATTCACCAGCCGCGTGCGCGAACGTGCGCTGGGCGCCGAGGTCTCAGCGGCGCTGAACCCCAGCCAGCAGATCGTCAAGATCGTCAACGAGGAACTCAAGGAGATCCTCGGCGGCGAGACCCGGCGCATCCGCCTGGCCAAGAACGGCCCCACAATCATCATGCTGGCCGGCCTCCAGGGCGCGGGCAAGACCACCCTTGCGGGCAAGCTGTCCAAGTGGCTGAAGTCCCAGGGCCACAGCCCCATGCTGGTGGCGTGTGACCTGCAGCGGCCCAACGCCGTCACCCAGCTGCAGGTGGTGGGCCAGCGGGCCAACGTGCCTGTTTTCGCCCCGCACCCCGGTGCCACCTCAACCGAGCTGGAACATCCGGCCGGCGATCCCGTGGCTGTCGCCCGGGCCGGCGTGGAGGAAGCCCGCCAGAAACTGCACGACGTCGTTATCGTGGACACCGCGGGCCGCCTCGGCGTCGATGCGGACATGATGGAGCAGGCGCGCCAGATCCGCCGGGCCATCGTGCCCAACGAAGTCCTCTTTGTCATTGACTCGATGATCGGCCAGGACGCCGTGAACACGGCCCTGGCGTTTGACGAGGGCGTCAACTTCACCGGCATCGTCCTGTCCAAGCTCGACGGCGATGCCCGCGGCGGTGCCGCGCTGTCGGTCTCCTCGGTCACCGGCAAGCCCGTCATGTTCGCGTCCACCGGTGAAGGCCTGGACGACTTTGAGTTGTTCCACCCGGACCGGATGGCCTCGCGCATCCTGGATATGGGCGACGTCCTCACGCTCATTGAGCAGGCCGAGAAGTCCTGGGACAAAGACGAAGCTGCCCGGATGGCGAAGAAGTTCGCCGACCAGGAAGACTTCACCCTGGACGACTTCCTGGCCCAGATGCAGCAGATCCGCAACATGGGCTCCATGAAGAAAATGCTCATGATGATGCCTGGCGCCCAGAACATCCGCCAGCAGCTGGAGCAGTTCGACGAACGCGAGATCGACCGCGTGGAAGCAATCGTCCGGTCCATGACGCCGCACGAACGCGTGGCCCCCAAGATCATCAACGGTTCGCGCCGTGCCCGTATTGCGCGTGGTTCCGGTGTCCACGTCTCCGAGGTCAATGGGCTGCTGGAACGCTTCGCACAGGCTCAGAAGATGATGAAGAAGATGGCCCAGGGCGGCATGCCGGGCATGCCCGGGATGCCAGGCATGCCGGGCGCCGGCGGAGGTGCACGGAAGAACGCGAAGAATGCACCCAAGAAGAAGGCGAAGTCCGGCAACCCGGCCAAGGCTGCCCAGGAGCGGAAGGACGCCGAGGCACGCCGGGCGAACGCCGCGAAGGCGTTGCCCACCGGAGCTTCCTTCGGCCAGCAGTCGGGTGACTTTGACCCGTCCCAGCTGAATCTGCCCAAGGGCTTCGACAAGTTCCTGGGCAAATAG
- a CDS encoding P-II family nitrogen regulator: MKLITAIVRPEKLEAIREGLEAYGVQGLTVSAASGYGRQRGYTEVYRGAEYNVDLLPKIRVEVLATDEQADDILDVIIASSNTGRAGDGKVWTMDVFEAVRVRTGERGVAAI; the protein is encoded by the coding sequence ATGAAACTGATCACCGCAATCGTCAGGCCCGAGAAGCTTGAAGCCATCCGGGAAGGCCTGGAGGCCTACGGAGTGCAGGGCCTGACGGTCAGCGCAGCCAGCGGCTACGGCCGGCAGCGGGGCTACACCGAGGTGTACCGCGGAGCCGAGTACAACGTGGACCTCCTGCCCAAGATCCGGGTAGAGGTGCTGGCTACGGACGAGCAGGCCGATGACATCCTGGACGTCATCATCGCCAGTTCCAACACCGGCAGGGCGGGTGACGGCAAGGTCTGGACCATGGACGTCTTTGAGGCAGTCCGGGTCAGGACCGGCGAACGCGGCGTAGCCGCCATCTAG